ccgaacatctttcccttatatggaaacatcaaatttccactctaacatttacttatgaacattaggtatttttaccgattatgtcgttttactcgttttcacttaaaatcacctagcaaaaattgtttaacataattttaaacttcaccataaaacatcaaaataaacacatttcacctataggtatttttccaaatatgaaccctaacatgaattaatggtagaataagctaaatcgagctacaaggactccaaaaacgtaaaaaaattaaaaacggggcttggatgtACTTattatgagcttgagaaagtgaagaaaccctagctatggtgtccttGAATTTTCGGccttatggaagaagatgagcacattttgccatctttttcccttttcaattctttttattaccaaatgactaaaatacccttcattaaaactttagttatttttatctatgcatgcccatttttgtccatgaaaatctaatgttctaattaccatttaaagaCCTCTACTTCAActatgcacttcaattaaatcctttatcatctaaaactcatatttacccacttttgcaattaaaccctaatatgcaattcagacatgcaatcgctgaaatttcttatcggtatgctaacacatgcatccaacaAATCAgtagatcataaaaattaatgacaATAAACTTTTTTATCTCAGATTCGTGGTTTCGCAACCACTGTTccgtttaggccctatttcagAATGTTACATCAACATCTCAAATAAGTCACTTTGGCATATACCTTACTTGCTACAATTATATCAAGTAAAACATATAAGCATAAAAATTCCTTTTGGCATGAATGCATCATTAAGTAAAACAATCAATGTGCTTATCTAATTTgtacataaaagaaaagaacaattttacttttaatttaattgtctttcatttcatgaaattcgtgttttttaattgatatgtttTCGAATCAACTTCTTTAAGTATATCGACGCTTGATGcactaaattttttaactatgatataaaagtacaaaaaataatataaaaacatattataaatgaaataaaatatataaattattaaaattgccaaaaaactaataattattaaaataacaaaagtatatgtaaattacaaaaaataaaattatgaaaaatatttaaaaatatagaaaattattaaaattgttaataaaatttacaaaatattataaaaagcataaaattttaacaaaatatttaaaatattaagttagtatcataaataatgacattttttttttactatttttcaagtttgttttattattcatgTTCTAGGTTCGTGACTGCCTCTCTCAATAATATTGTCTTGAAGGTTCAAACCTACGTTCTTCGCTTAAGAATGCAATGTGTATTATCAATGCAATGTGCAATTGTTTTTGGCTTATCGACTTAATTGGTTTCCAATTAAATTCTTGccgttaataaaaaaatcaattaagtattttcttctttaatcatattaatagttaaattcaatTGACGGACCAATTagatatataagaatatatagATAACAATTTCATATGATTGTGGACTGTTGTGTATGTATTCATGGCATGATGAAGACCCATCCAAAGTAATTGCCTAATTtgcaagaaaagaacaaaattattGTAATAAAGAAAGCAAAGAATTATTCTTGTAGAAATGCTTTACTTTGTTCGGACTTTTTATGACATATAaactttacttttaatttaattgtcttttcttttaagaaaatttatgttttcagaTTAAATTCTTTAAGTATAACATATGGTAAAAATTAAGGCTAAAGGGTCTTTAAAGTCCCcaagtttttccaaaaaaaacctaattaagcccttatatatatatatttttgcatCCAATTGAGCTattgaactttaaaatatttaaattctttgaGTATAACATATgcattgtaattttttaactatGATGTAAAAATTAAGGCTAAAGAGtctttattaaatatgaattgaattcaATGGCTTCAGGTTGATGCTTGAAAGGATCTTAAccattgttttctttatttacttgCTAGGACTTTGTAGGCAACTATTTTTCAATCATTCctttattctttgttttattcATCGTCTGCCTTTCATTCATTGCTATCATCTccttcatatttttcatttctcacaaacacactaattaatggAGATGAAGAACGAGAATGAAAGTGTGAGCGAGAATGAGAATGAGAGTCACGATAAGTCGGTGCAACAGATTCAACATCCTTTTCATAAGGAACATCCCTTGGTGTTAGTGGCAGAGCAAAGCAATTAAGGTCTCAAAGCTTACTGCGATGGATGTGGGGAACTGTTTTTAGCTCCATGCTTCACTTGTTTTCATTGCAATTATCACCTTCACAAGCAATGTGCTGAGGCACCCCTTGAAATTCCTAATCACCGTCTCCATCCCAAGCACTCATACGCAGGTTTTTTTCTTCAACAAAAGCCATGCCTTTATGATGACCTGGTATATGGCTGTGCATTATGCAAGGAAAAACGTAACatgtttttttatgaatgtaatgattgttttttttcattGACATTAAATGTGCTCAATTATCTTCTTCATTTAAGTTTAGCCAACTGTCCGAACATGACATCCGCCAACATCCATTGACCTTCATAGAAAGTCCCATGGCCATAGATGTACTAAAAAGATTGAACTGCTGCTGGTGTCATGAACCATTGACAGATGATATATATCTTTGTCCTGACTGTACATTCATCATTCACAAAAGATGCCTTGATAAATTACCCACTGAAATTGATCACCTTACACATCGCTTACACCGTCTTATTCTTAACCGTAGTGATAGTGATTACTTGTGCAACCTATGCCAAAAGCAACATTCTGGACCTTTTTACGGTTGTTCTCTTTGCCATTTCAACATCAATGTCGAATGTGCTTGGCCGAGGTCTACTGTTGAAGATAAAAGTCGTCATCAGCATCCATTCACCATACTTATGAGACAAGATTCATTCATTTGTGATGCATGTGGCACTGAAAGAAAttgtatttcatatatatgttcAACATGCAGCCTCATGGTCCATAAGGATTGCACTTCACTCCCACGCATCATCAAATTTTCTCGATATGATCACTGcatttttcacaaatattttcttaaagatCTTACAAGGCAAGATTGCAAGATTTGTTTCAAAGAAGTGAGACTAGAGTGTGGGAGTTACTCTTGTAGGAAGCCAGGTTGCAATTACGTTGTCCATGTGAATTGTGTCTTAGAGGATAAAAGTTTGTACAAGGTAATTGAGGAAGAGAAGCAATGTGAGgagcttgaagaaaaatctaTGCATTCTTTCATCATTCGTGTTATTGAGGTGAATGAAGCTGGGGAAGCTATAAAGATTCAACATTTGAGTCATCAACATTGCTTGGTGTTAGCAAACAAGATGGAGGAGGACATTGATAGAAAATGTGATGGGTGCATGCTACCTATctcaaatattttctattattgttTAGAATGTCccttttttcttcataaaacCTGTGCTGAATTGCCAAGAATCAAGCAACATTGGTTTCATCAAAGCAATTCCACCCTCTATTTCGACAGCTTCAA
This genomic stretch from Gossypium raimondii isolate GPD5lz chromosome 6, ASM2569854v1, whole genome shotgun sequence harbors:
- the LOC105772130 gene encoding uncharacterized protein LOC105772130; this encodes MAIDVLKRLNCCWCHEPLTDDIYLCPDCTFIIHKRCLDKLPTEIDHLTHRLHRLILNRSDSDYLCNLCQKQHSGPFYGCSLCHFNINVECAWPRSTVEDKSRHQHPFTILMRQDSFICDACGTERNCISYICSTCSLMVHKDCTSLPRIIKFSRYDHCIFHKYFLKDLTRQDCKICFKEVRLECGSYSCRKPGCNYVVHVNCVLEDKSLYKVIEEEKQCEELEEKSMHSFIIRVIEVNEAGEAIKIQHLSHQHCLVLANKMEEDIDRKCDGCMLPISNIFYYCLECPFFLHKTCAELPRIKQHWFHQSNSTLYFDSFKKCDFCNQHCSGFFYKIREGWDMCLRCAKVFDIIECKGHQHFLFFDFKYMEKCNGCGETNRYGAFRCGKCRFALDFGCLTLPHLALHKIDEHKLKLTYHDDKEQSYCDICEKYRDPSLWLYSCSICDTSAHIKCVLGHFPFLKDGVTFIYYHKHHHDLKFFRKVKGYPECSYCGKLCQEEILKCEKSTCNYIIHNKYKCRWCY